One window from the genome of Spirosoma rhododendri encodes:
- a CDS encoding RNA polymerase sigma factor, translating to MKTKLNDEEVIRQYLGTRPNDCFETLYTRYVRKVYNRCLSYTKDSEKAQDFTHDIFIRAFSRLDRFQERSTFSTWLYSISYNYCMDQIRVANRMTTTPLDDDLDCQMPSMDDYEAKEHSLQQLSDAMSTISPQESMILRMKYQEGLDIHQIAEQLNLNDSAVKMRLKRSRDKVRRLCGDTTAMPF from the coding sequence ATGAAAACTAAACTGAACGACGAAGAAGTAATCCGGCAATATCTGGGCACCCGCCCGAACGATTGCTTTGAAACGCTTTACACGCGTTATGTCCGTAAAGTATATAACCGCTGTCTTTCGTATACTAAAGATTCGGAGAAGGCTCAGGATTTCACCCACGATATTTTCATTCGGGCCTTTTCCCGGCTGGATCGCTTCCAGGAACGGTCGACGTTCTCAACCTGGCTCTACTCGATTTCGTACAACTATTGTATGGATCAGATTCGGGTGGCCAACCGGATGACGACAACCCCACTGGACGACGATCTGGACTGCCAGATGCCGTCGATGGACGACTACGAAGCGAAAGAGCATAGTCTACAGCAGCTTTCCGACGCCATGAGCACGATCTCGCCCCAAGAGTCGATGATTCTGCGCATGAAATACCAGGAAGGGCTTGATATTCACCAGATCGCCGAGCAGCTGAACCTCAACGACAGCGCTGTCAAGATGCGCCTGAAGCGGTCGCGCGATAAGGTTCGCCGGCTTTGTGGCGACACCACGGCAATGCCTTTTTAA
- a CDS encoding heme NO-binding domain-containing protein: MYTTIGTYDHAEMVTLVGALQKKTGLPIPDLLRTYGHYTFSSFSRSYRMFISQATSAFELLNSVQHYIHVEVRKLYPDAELPQFIIEKLTPDTMVMRYESERKMADFAYGMIEGCLDHFGEKATISVNDLSGDGGNVAFTIQKV; this comes from the coding sequence GTGTACACCACCATCGGTACCTACGACCATGCGGAGATGGTTACGCTGGTCGGCGCCCTGCAAAAAAAGACGGGCCTGCCCATACCCGACCTGCTGCGGACATACGGGCACTATACATTTAGCTCGTTTTCCCGCTCTTACCGGATGTTTATCAGCCAGGCCACATCGGCGTTTGAGTTACTCAACTCGGTGCAGCACTATATTCACGTCGAAGTACGTAAGCTGTACCCCGATGCGGAGCTACCCCAGTTTATTATCGAGAAGTTGACTCCCGATACCATGGTCATGCGCTACGAGTCGGAACGGAAGATGGCCGATTTCGCGTATGGCATGATTGAGGGTTGTCTGGATCACTTCGGCGAAAAAGCAACCATCAGCGTAAACGACCTCTCTGGCGATGGGGGCAACGTAGCATTCACCATTCAGAAAGTATAG
- a CDS encoding PAS domain S-box protein, translating to MDELELTKRRLNRERAARLQAEAILEDKARQLYHANEALQRLNEHLEDEIQLKLTELDQSELRYRQLIDSVDDVIYKISPGGVFTYASPATEKLLGYAPESIVGRHFTHIAEPGCWQELAQFYQQMMRTRTQSTYHEFAAIGRDNRRVWIGQTVRLIEEGAEVVELVGVARDITARREAELALQTTEIRFSTLLSNLHAGVLVEDEQGRVILANQQYCDIFGLKVSPDQLRGQSHYESLLSAHSILADADAFRARLTDLLQQRGLTEGEEIYLRDGRILERDYAPILLAGKHMGHLWTYRDVTEKFHARELIRRSEEKYRGIMNNMDLGLIEVDINDIIVRVYDRFCAMVGYTESELIGVNINQALLPPEFQAVVDQQYRNRQNGVASSYELQLVCKDGSRVWVLVSGVPIYNELGEQVGSMGIHYDLTERKQLEHELALARQVAEDARLAEKQFLANMSHEIRTPLNAIIGMSHLLLDTQPSPQQHEYIDALKTSAGFLHSLISDLLDMTKIEAGRIDVSPRPFDLVALLQSTQKVFEMKLTGRPITIDVLLDTRIRGTVVGDDLMLNQILLNLVGNAEKFTEEGNIQITARVRKEDERDYLIDFTVSDTGIGIPAEKLDSVFQKFRQVNPQGHKHRGTGLGLAITKELVELQGGTISVRSQPGFGSQFTFTLSFAKTNELIQPTIAVSPATAPINLPLCRLLIAEDNGMNQKYIISLLTKWMVPYKLATDGVEVIDMARQQPYDLILMDIQMPIMDGYEATSVIRSTPGPNQFTPIVALSASAMNDHRERATRAGMDGFLAKPFEPAQLLAVLQRYAPGGTPNLSATTLAVQAADPSTTAQQGTLDYRQLDALYGTDDAYASEMFATFLSDIVPEISRLPELCQAKQLTELAQLAHKLRPTLPMVGLSSFERKLELIEQSVHDEEPVWQIEEHCNSVVLELDRMIPLVREELQKRLPIST from the coding sequence ATGGACGAACTGGAGTTGACAAAACGGCGGCTGAACCGCGAGCGGGCCGCCCGCCTGCAAGCTGAAGCAATTCTGGAAGATAAAGCCAGACAACTCTACCATGCCAATGAAGCCCTGCAACGGCTCAATGAACACCTTGAAGATGAAATTCAGCTCAAACTGACCGAACTCGACCAGAGTGAGCTGCGGTACCGGCAACTGATCGATTCGGTCGATGACGTTATTTACAAAATATCGCCCGGGGGCGTGTTTACGTATGCCAGCCCCGCTACCGAGAAGCTGCTGGGCTACGCACCGGAATCGATTGTAGGGCGGCATTTTACCCACATAGCTGAGCCCGGCTGCTGGCAGGAACTGGCGCAGTTCTACCAGCAGATGATGCGCACCCGGACGCAGAGTACCTACCATGAGTTTGCGGCCATTGGTCGTGATAACCGGCGCGTCTGGATCGGGCAGACCGTCCGACTCATTGAAGAAGGCGCGGAGGTTGTTGAACTGGTCGGCGTGGCGCGGGATATAACGGCCCGGCGGGAAGCTGAACTGGCGCTGCAAACCACCGAAATACGCTTTTCAACCCTGCTATCGAACCTGCACGCGGGTGTGCTGGTCGAAGATGAGCAGGGGCGGGTTATTCTGGCCAACCAGCAGTACTGCGATATTTTCGGGCTAAAGGTCAGCCCCGATCAGCTGCGGGGGCAGTCGCACTATGAGTCGCTGCTGTCGGCGCATTCCATACTTGCCGACGCCGACGCGTTCCGGGCGCGGCTGACCGACCTGCTTCAACAGCGCGGCCTGACGGAAGGTGAGGAAATCTACCTGCGCGACGGCCGGATTCTGGAGCGCGATTACGCGCCCATTCTACTGGCCGGTAAGCACATGGGCCACCTCTGGACGTACCGCGACGTTACCGAGAAATTTCACGCCCGCGAGCTGATCCGGCGAAGTGAAGAAAAGTACCGGGGCATCATGAACAACATGGACCTGGGCCTGATCGAAGTCGACATAAACGACATCATCGTACGCGTCTACGATCGGTTCTGCGCGATGGTCGGGTACACGGAATCCGAACTGATTGGGGTTAATATCAATCAGGCACTACTGCCTCCCGAATTTCAGGCTGTTGTCGATCAACAGTACCGCAACCGGCAGAATGGGGTTGCCAGCTCCTACGAGCTACAACTGGTCTGCAAAGACGGCAGCCGCGTGTGGGTGCTGGTCAGTGGCGTGCCGATTTACAACGAACTGGGCGAACAGGTCGGGTCGATGGGCATTCACTACGACCTCACGGAGCGTAAACAGCTGGAGCACGAACTGGCACTGGCCCGGCAGGTAGCGGAAGATGCGCGACTGGCGGAAAAACAATTTCTGGCCAACATGAGCCACGAAATCCGCACCCCGCTCAATGCCATCATCGGCATGTCGCACCTGCTGCTCGATACGCAGCCCAGCCCGCAGCAGCACGAGTACATCGACGCGCTGAAAACGTCGGCTGGTTTTTTGCACAGCCTGATTTCCGACCTGCTTGATATGACCAAAATCGAAGCGGGCCGGATTGACGTAAGTCCGCGTCCGTTCGATCTGGTTGCGCTGCTTCAGTCGACCCAGAAAGTGTTCGAAATGAAGCTCACGGGCCGACCGATTACCATCGATGTACTGCTCGATACCCGCATCCGGGGTACTGTCGTGGGCGACGATCTGATGCTCAATCAGATTCTGCTGAATCTGGTCGGTAATGCCGAGAAGTTTACCGAAGAAGGCAATATTCAGATTACGGCGCGGGTGCGAAAAGAAGACGAGCGCGATTACCTGATCGACTTCACCGTGAGTGACACGGGTATTGGCATTCCGGCGGAAAAGCTGGATTCGGTATTTCAGAAGTTCAGGCAGGTCAACCCGCAGGGGCACAAGCACAGAGGTACCGGCCTGGGGCTGGCTATCACCAAAGAACTGGTCGAGTTGCAGGGGGGAACGATCTCGGTGCGGAGTCAGCCTGGCTTTGGGTCGCAGTTTACGTTTACGCTGTCGTTTGCCAAAACAAACGAACTGATTCAGCCCACGATTGCGGTATCACCGGCAACGGCTCCCATTAACCTCCCGCTTTGCCGGTTACTGATAGCCGAAGACAACGGCATGAACCAGAAATACATCATCAGCCTGCTGACGAAGTGGATGGTTCCGTACAAGCTGGCGACCGATGGAGTAGAAGTGATTGACATGGCCCGGCAGCAACCGTACGACCTGATCCTGATGGACATTCAGATGCCGATCATGGATGGCTACGAAGCAACGTCGGTGATTCGGAGTACCCCCGGCCCAAACCAGTTTACGCCCATTGTGGCCCTGTCGGCCTCGGCCATGAACGATCACCGCGAACGGGCGACGCGGGCCGGTATGGATGGTTTTCTGGCCAAACCTTTCGAACCAGCGCAACTGCTGGCCGTGCTTCAGCGGTATGCTCCCGGCGGCACTCCGAACCTGTCGGCAACTACGCTGGCGGTACAGGCTGCGGACCCATCGACAACGGCGCAGCAGGGGACGCTTGATTACCGGCAGCTGGACGCCCTCTACGGTACCGATGATGCCTACGCGTCGGAGATGTTTGCTACGTTTCTGAGCGATATCGTACCGGAAATTAGCAGACTGCCCGAACTGTGCCAGGCGAAACAGCTGACCGAACTGGCTCAACTGGCCCACAAACTCAGGCCAACGTTGCCGATGGTGGGGTTGAGCAGTTTTGAGCGTAAGCTGGAATTGATTGAACAAAGCGTGCACGACGAAGAACCCGTCTGGCAGATTGAAGAGCACTGTAACAGCGTTGTTCTTGAACTCGACCGGATGATTCCGCTAGTACGCGAGGAGTTGCAGAAGCGTTTGCCCATTAGTACATGA
- a CDS encoding LytR/AlgR family response regulator transcription factor yields the protein MILTSLIIDDEFLSRRSLERLCNRHENVAVLGSFDNAWSALRFLDQHPVDLLWLDVEMPGLSGFDMLKRLDIDPLVVLTTVKTDYAFDAYQHEVVDYLKKPIDWARFSVSVDRVLDRYRLRQTTPPVEPALRVRVDGQSLQIPPETIEYIENVGDYVRIVTETQSCLVYMTMKSLEDSLSDGFVRVHRSYIINLRKIVDIEENTLVIGNKVIPISRANKAELLKRLNLL from the coding sequence ATGATCCTCACCAGCCTGATTATTGACGATGAATTTCTGTCGCGCCGGTCGCTCGAACGGCTCTGTAACCGCCATGAGAACGTGGCCGTGCTGGGCTCGTTCGACAACGCCTGGTCGGCACTGCGCTTTCTAGATCAGCACCCCGTAGATTTACTGTGGCTCGATGTGGAGATGCCGGGTTTGTCGGGTTTCGACATGCTCAAACGGCTGGACATCGACCCGCTGGTCGTGCTGACGACGGTCAAAACGGATTATGCGTTCGACGCCTACCAGCACGAAGTGGTCGACTATCTGAAAAAGCCGATCGACTGGGCGCGATTCAGCGTGTCTGTCGACCGCGTGCTCGACCGGTACCGGCTGCGTCAGACAACCCCTCCCGTCGAACCTGCTCTGCGCGTACGGGTCGACGGGCAGTCGCTTCAGATACCGCCCGAAACGATTGAGTACATCGAAAATGTGGGCGATTACGTCAGAATCGTGACCGAAACGCAGTCGTGTCTGGTTTATATGACCATGAAATCACTGGAGGATAGTTTGAGCGATGGGTTTGTCCGCGTACACCGATCGTATATCATCAACCTGCGAAAGATTGTTGATATCGAAGAAAATACCCTCGTTATCGGTAACAAAGTCATCCCAATCAGCCGGGCAAACAAAGCCGAATTACTGAAAAGACTTAATTTATTATAA
- a CDS encoding nitric oxide synthase oxygenase, which translates to MVSLTDPDRSGNQLSPNLPALSVTNVLLQHIPDDGYEYKGMVWSLDEGGRILSEQVLQVRRKPEWLVNVLHQGEGQLVVDIQARPVDGPLWQPLGRTAVDTRPGLTGSLSVVVEQALPGWVPAPELGLSLRLSREQTGRRVDRQMPVNGRASRGVTATMGVEEESLTTAQEMTPMTAIEQVIVRDIWNKLLAYQDMLVGMFFERLLHEEPELIDNFGDAIDEVPRQFAELFDTTVRQLKPRVERPLRETYQGIYPAPEAGPTPADRLLAQLAELGMRPAHWQTARRVWNWMLTNVPYLEDYDRENLAKGVQSASYRFFSLHILAPALTAIQQYDRAITPDMVHLMRKTGDQLATDPLGYGVEFYRLLFQANPDVLPYFGRTDMDNLSRHLMQTVAFLIRSLDAGQNVQKELRELARIHANHRIPAELYGAVGKPLLAVMRQANPAFTEAEAQAWLVLLERVSNVLRQPMLNQQHILKQADEFIRQVADELTWEPETLTSRLDEIEREIRTTGTYTHTYEELAYGAQLAWRNASKCIGRIAWRNMIVRDLRHLTDPDDLFRETVEHLRLGTNSGNVQIVMNVFRPKKPLERWGPRIWNSQYIRFAAYEQPDGTILGDKANLKLTQAIIRQGWTPPAQKTAYDCLPLVIDVPGHAPRRYEFDPADVLRIPIEHPNYPAFADLGMQWCAVPVIANFRLAIGGVDYGCAPFNGWFMETEITRNLWEDERYGMATQLAQVMGLDTSTEQTLWRDRAFLELNAAVLHSFTQAKVTLVDHQTAAQQFMIHDQREKRAGRECPAQWSWVTPAAGGSTTTVWHHEMRDFYLSPSYHYAADKWAVLDDDLTLAGELAEAEPTVSNRPLILYGSETGTAERYARQTARRLSQHRPRIMALDEFDPAQLAQEQLVLVVTSTFGNGEAPGNAANFLATLRQLPGESVNRFNFSVMALGSTIYPNFCAAGIAIDRELARVGGNRVISMQQADEIKGQADSFRQWLELVARLLGEDPTTAGSGGASTLSVTFLDKSTVCPHLAGIDRRRAGVSVPVVANRELLKEVIAGSRSTRFLSFDISGTSLQYETGDHVAIYPQNPAALVERLCQRLGVAGESWFTTKGTDAADGQTYDTPVQVADVLTNDVDLSLHEPFDELLSVLLNKVSSDLDRYRLTSWQRVLARDDQQPEVLTLKADITARYLTVVDLLDEFASANVSFADLLAVLPRQKPRLYSISSCSLANPEQIHLTVGVVRTTTEAGRVRQGLCSNFLAGLDPAQRHTVRLAVRTSGFRPPVNPEAPMLLVGPGTGLAPLMGFLQHREIQLRMLHSERNGSATPVADVPVETPAVDTRLFFGCHDLNDYLYQHELETWHEVGLLTHLDVAFSRMGDEKIYVQDLIAQQSTDLWNVLSQPDCHYYVCGDARMADDVFDVLMNIARKVGGLTHAQAVDFFRRMKAEKRFVADVWGVLLNAKQALAEVKDARYTQGERWLERVGK; encoded by the coding sequence ATGGTAAGCCTAACGGATCCTGACCGGTCTGGGAATCAACTCAGTCCCAACCTGCCTGCGCTTTCAGTCACCAACGTGCTGCTCCAACATATACCCGACGATGGGTATGAGTATAAAGGTATGGTCTGGTCGCTGGATGAGGGGGGGCGGATACTGAGCGAGCAGGTTCTACAGGTGCGCCGTAAGCCCGAATGGCTGGTCAATGTACTGCATCAGGGCGAGGGGCAACTGGTTGTGGACATACAGGCGCGACCCGTCGACGGGCCGCTTTGGCAACCGCTGGGCCGTACCGCCGTCGACACCCGGCCGGGGCTGACCGGGTCGCTGAGTGTTGTGGTCGAGCAGGCCCTGCCGGGCTGGGTACCCGCGCCGGAGCTAGGTCTGAGCCTGCGGCTGTCGCGGGAACAGACCGGTCGCCGGGTCGACCGGCAGATGCCGGTGAACGGACGGGCCAGCCGGGGTGTTACTGCTACCATGGGTGTGGAGGAAGAGTCCCTGACGACGGCGCAGGAAATGACCCCGATGACAGCCATTGAGCAGGTAATCGTGCGGGATATATGGAACAAACTGCTGGCGTATCAGGACATGTTGGTGGGTATGTTTTTCGAGCGGTTGCTGCACGAGGAACCCGAGTTGATCGATAATTTCGGCGATGCAATCGACGAGGTACCCCGGCAGTTTGCTGAATTATTTGACACGACTGTTCGTCAGTTAAAACCCCGCGTCGAGCGGCCGCTGCGCGAAACATACCAGGGTATTTATCCGGCTCCGGAGGCCGGGCCAACGCCTGCCGACAGGCTGTTGGCGCAACTCGCTGAACTGGGCATGCGGCCCGCCCACTGGCAAACAGCCCGGCGGGTCTGGAACTGGATGCTGACCAATGTGCCGTATCTGGAAGACTACGACCGGGAAAACCTGGCCAAAGGCGTACAGTCGGCCTCGTACCGCTTCTTTTCGCTGCACATTCTGGCCCCCGCGCTGACGGCGATTCAGCAGTACGACAGGGCCATTACCCCCGATATGGTGCATCTGATGCGCAAAACCGGCGATCAGCTGGCTACCGATCCGCTGGGGTATGGCGTGGAATTCTACCGACTGCTGTTTCAGGCCAACCCCGATGTATTGCCGTACTTCGGTCGTACCGACATGGATAATCTGTCGCGGCACCTGATGCAGACCGTCGCCTTCCTGATCCGGTCGCTCGACGCCGGGCAGAATGTGCAGAAAGAACTGCGGGAACTGGCCCGCATTCACGCCAACCACCGTATTCCGGCCGAACTGTACGGGGCGGTGGGGAAACCCCTGCTGGCCGTTATGCGGCAGGCAAATCCGGCTTTTACGGAGGCCGAAGCGCAGGCATGGCTGGTGCTGCTCGAGCGGGTAAGCAACGTGTTGCGTCAGCCGATGCTCAACCAGCAGCATATCCTGAAACAGGCGGATGAGTTTATCCGGCAGGTAGCCGACGAGCTAACCTGGGAACCGGAAACGCTTACCTCCCGGCTGGATGAAATCGAGCGGGAAATCCGCACGACGGGTACCTACACGCACACCTACGAAGAGCTGGCCTATGGTGCGCAGCTCGCCTGGCGCAACGCGTCGAAGTGCATCGGGCGGATCGCCTGGCGCAACATGATCGTGCGCGACCTGCGCCACCTGACCGACCCCGACGATCTGTTCCGCGAAACGGTCGAACACCTGCGCCTGGGTACGAATAGTGGCAATGTGCAGATTGTGATGAACGTGTTTCGGCCCAAAAAGCCGCTCGAACGCTGGGGCCCCCGCATCTGGAACAGCCAGTATATCCGCTTTGCCGCCTACGAACAGCCCGACGGCACCATTCTGGGGGACAAAGCCAATCTGAAACTGACGCAGGCAATCATTCGGCAGGGCTGGACACCACCCGCCCAGAAAACGGCTTACGACTGCCTGCCGCTCGTGATCGACGTACCGGGTCACGCGCCCCGGCGCTACGAATTCGACCCCGCCGACGTACTGCGTATTCCCATCGAGCACCCTAACTACCCGGCCTTCGCGGACCTGGGAATGCAGTGGTGCGCCGTGCCGGTTATCGCCAATTTCAGGCTTGCTATCGGTGGGGTCGACTATGGCTGCGCCCCGTTCAACGGCTGGTTTATGGAAACCGAAATCACCCGTAATCTCTGGGAAGATGAGCGCTACGGTATGGCCACGCAGCTGGCGCAGGTGATGGGGCTGGACACGTCGACTGAGCAAACGCTCTGGCGCGACCGGGCGTTTCTGGAGCTGAACGCGGCAGTACTACACTCGTTTACGCAGGCCAAAGTGACGCTGGTCGACCATCAGACGGCTGCCCAACAGTTCATGATCCACGATCAGCGCGAGAAGCGGGCGGGGCGCGAATGTCCGGCGCAGTGGTCCTGGGTAACTCCCGCAGCCGGGGGCAGCACAACGACGGTGTGGCATCACGAAATGCGCGATTTCTACCTGTCGCCCAGCTACCATTACGCGGCCGATAAATGGGCCGTGCTCGACGACGATCTGACACTGGCGGGCGAGCTTGCTGAAGCCGAACCCACCGTGAGCAACCGTCCGCTGATCCTGTACGGATCGGAAACGGGAACGGCCGAACGCTACGCCCGGCAGACCGCCCGGCGACTGAGTCAGCACCGCCCCCGGATTATGGCGCTCGATGAGTTTGACCCCGCTCAGCTGGCGCAGGAACAACTGGTACTGGTCGTAACATCGACCTTCGGAAATGGTGAGGCCCCCGGCAACGCAGCTAATTTTCTGGCAACACTACGGCAGTTACCGGGCGAATCGGTGAATCGGTTCAACTTCTCGGTAATGGCGCTGGGTAGCACGATCTACCCCAATTTTTGCGCGGCTGGTATCGCTATCGACCGCGAACTGGCCCGCGTGGGTGGCAACCGGGTGATCAGTATGCAGCAGGCCGACGAGATCAAAGGGCAGGCTGATAGTTTCCGGCAATGGCTCGAACTGGTAGCCCGTTTGCTGGGTGAAGACCCCACCACGGCTGGCTCCGGCGGGGCTTCGACTTTGTCGGTTACGTTTCTCGACAAAAGTACGGTCTGCCCGCATCTGGCGGGGATCGATCGCCGACGGGCGGGCGTCAGCGTACCCGTTGTGGCGAATCGGGAACTGCTTAAAGAAGTGATTGCGGGTAGCCGCTCCACCCGATTCCTGTCGTTTGATATTTCCGGTACGAGTTTGCAGTACGAAACGGGCGATCATGTGGCGATCTACCCGCAAAATCCGGCTGCGCTGGTCGAGCGGCTTTGCCAGCGCCTGGGCGTAGCGGGCGAGTCCTGGTTTACAACAAAGGGAACGGATGCCGCTGATGGGCAAACATACGATACGCCGGTACAGGTGGCCGACGTGCTGACAAACGACGTCGATTTAAGCCTGCATGAGCCGTTCGACGAGTTGCTGAGTGTGCTGCTCAATAAAGTTTCGTCGGACCTTGACCGGTATCGGCTGACCAGCTGGCAGCGGGTGCTGGCGCGCGACGATCAGCAGCCTGAGGTACTGACGCTGAAAGCCGATATCACCGCGCGGTATCTGACGGTGGTCGACCTGCTGGATGAGTTCGCGTCGGCCAACGTGTCCTTTGCCGATTTGCTGGCCGTGCTGCCCCGGCAGAAGCCCCGGCTTTACTCGATCTCATCGTGTTCGCTGGCCAATCCGGAGCAGATTCACCTCACCGTGGGGGTTGTGCGTACTACTACCGAAGCGGGGCGGGTCAGACAGGGGCTGTGCTCGAATTTTCTGGCGGGGCTCGATCCGGCGCAGCGCCACACGGTTCGATTGGCGGTACGGACATCGGGCTTTCGTCCCCCCGTCAATCCCGAAGCGCCGATGTTGCTGGTTGGGCCGGGTACGGGGTTGGCTCCGCTGATGGGGTTCCTGCAACACCGCGAAATTCAGTTACGCATGTTGCACAGTGAGCGTAACGGATCGGCTACACCCGTTGCCGACGTACCGGTAGAAACCCCTGCGGTTGATACGCGCCTGTTTTTTGGGTGCCACGACCTGAACGACTACCTCTACCAGCACGAACTGGAAACTTGGCACGAAGTCGGCCTGCTGACGCATCTCGACGTGGCCTTCTCCCGCATGGGCGACGAAAAAATCTACGTACAGGACCTGATTGCGCAACAAAGTACCGACCTCTGGAACGTACTGTCGCAACCCGACTGCCATTACTACGTCTGTGGCGACGCCCGCATGGCCGACGATGTGTTCGATGTGCTGATGAATATCGCCCGGAAAGTTGGTGGCCTAACCCACGCACAGGCGGTTGATTTCTTCCGGCGCATGAAAGCCGAGAAGCGCTTCGTCGCCGATGTGTGGGGTGTGTTGCTCAATGCAAAACAGGCCCTGGCCGAAGTGAAAGACGCCCGTTACACCCAGGGCGAACGGTGGCTGGAACGGGTGGGGAAGTAG
- a CDS encoding aldehyde dehydrogenase family protein has product MLLSERLQTFAALGDFLRRADSEPELTALAERAYHKNNWFTPDNTIRSLRAIADKFLTQDALTAWVTQYGYDLNLPFHPAYTGQEPRAIGVVMAGNIPAVGFHDLLCVLVSGHKVLAKLSSQDFVLIHYLIQKIKELNPAFTDYIQEAERLNAADAFIATGSDNTARYFDYYFGKKPHIIRRNRSSVALLMGEEQPDDFVALGHDLSDYYGLGCRNVSTLLVPEGPHGRNGKPEPYDFVPMLRALEPNAATYLNNHKYQNNYDYNKSIYLINGVPHFDNGYLLVTENAGLVSPISVVYYQTYKTLDDATQWLTERSDRIQVVASAKGWYKGSDSTASADRHGVAFGQTQCPSLTDYADGVDTMAFLKEL; this is encoded by the coding sequence ATGCTTTTATCTGAACGCCTGCAAACGTTCGCAGCCCTGGGTGATTTCCTTCGCCGGGCCGATTCTGAACCCGAACTGACCGCGCTGGCTGAGCGTGCCTACCATAAAAATAACTGGTTTACCCCCGACAATACGATACGCTCTCTACGGGCGATTGCCGATAAATTTTTGACCCAAGACGCCCTGACAGCTTGGGTCACTCAATACGGCTACGACCTCAATTTGCCATTTCATCCGGCTTACACGGGTCAGGAGCCGAGAGCCATCGGTGTTGTGATGGCGGGGAATATTCCGGCTGTCGGCTTCCACGATCTGCTCTGCGTACTGGTAAGCGGCCATAAGGTACTGGCAAAACTAAGCAGCCAGGATTTTGTACTTATCCATTATTTAATACAAAAAATAAAGGAGTTAAATCCTGCATTTACCGATTATATCCAGGAGGCCGAACGGCTGAACGCAGCGGATGCTTTCATCGCCACGGGTAGCGACAATACGGCTCGTTACTTCGATTACTACTTCGGCAAGAAACCCCACATCATCCGGCGTAACCGCTCGTCGGTGGCGTTGCTGATGGGTGAAGAGCAGCCCGACGATTTTGTGGCACTGGGGCACGACCTGTCCGATTATTACGGACTTGGTTGCCGCAACGTGTCGACCTTACTGGTACCGGAAGGTCCGCATGGGCGGAATGGTAAGCCGGAGCCGTATGATTTCGTACCGATGTTACGCGCGCTGGAGCCGAACGCAGCGACCTACCTCAACAACCACAAATACCAGAATAATTACGACTACAACAAGTCGATTTACCTGATTAACGGAGTACCTCACTTCGACAACGGGTATCTGCTGGTAACCGAGAATGCCGGGCTGGTTTCGCCAATTTCGGTGGTGTATTACCAGACCTACAAAACGCTCGACGACGCAACGCAGTGGCTCACCGAACGGAGCGACCGTATTCAGGTTGTCGCATCGGCGAAGGGTTGGTACAAGGGCAGCGACTCTACCGCATCGGCCGACCGGCACGGCGTCGCATTCGGTCAGACGCAGTGCCCCTCCCTGACAGATTACGCCGATGGAGTCGATACGATGGCGTTTTTAAAAGAGTTATAG
- a CDS encoding 4Fe-4S dicluster domain-containing protein has translation MAIMITDECINCGACEPECPNTAIYEGGVEWTWGGGTELTDVDFGDGTVVSGKAPQSPVSNEFYYIVADKCTECVGFHEEPQCAAVCPVDCCVPDPEREEDEETLLSKKAWLHAEA, from the coding sequence ATGGCTATCATGATCACCGACGAGTGCATCAATTGCGGTGCCTGCGAACCCGAATGCCCTAACACAGCTATTTACGAAGGTGGCGTTGAGTGGACGTGGGGTGGCGGCACTGAGTTGACCGACGTCGATTTTGGCGATGGTACGGTTGTGAGCGGTAAAGCGCCACAATCGCCCGTATCAAACGAGTTTTACTACATCGTGGCCGATAAATGCACCGAGTGTGTGGGCTTCCACGAAGAGCCACAGTGCGCTGCGGTTTGCCCCGTCGACTGCTGCGTGCCCGATCCTGAGCGCGAGGAAGACGAAGAGACGCTGCTCTCAAAGAAAGCGTGGCTGCACGCCGAAGCGTAA